The Artemia franciscana chromosome 13, ASM3288406v1, whole genome shotgun sequence genomic sequence gagtatgggtaggctacaccaaatagtaaaagttacaaacccctctccactgaagatgattgtagcctagcagacgattattacttacaaatcCCCTACCACTTTATTATTACCATATGCAGGTAAGactgcatgtcttaccactggaaccaaattggtcttaccatcaaatacaccaacaccaaaaacaagaagaacaatagggaattttttaagacagtgggaaacaaattagaatgaatatttcggccctatgtccaagggccgtcctcagtaatacaaataagaaaaaacaacttacggtaggataaaatcaataaaactaaaatgaacaatttttcaaaacagtcccagcatccttatatcagcgaagttcaaccaagactgaaaaataaattgttatgaaacgaggcaattcaatgaaatgaaagaaaatgatttaaaaacaggtttttaatgccagcctagcttttttctctgctgatcttataggtctatttgtgataggttctgtgttaatatctattggttttttaaaatattttgtaaggtcatttttaattaaatttgtgtataaagcattctgtgaatattttcctaaatccctatttaaggaaatattattattaatcttaagtctgatttccattacttctcgaactacttgctttatgcctagatcattgctaataatggcggattcctcaaaaagtattttgtggctaggattttcgaaaacatgacTACttaagcagaatcaaaagaaacagaagtaatattattagaattcagatctgtggtgatatcatctttatgttgttgtaggtgtttctcgaaattctggtgggttctccctacatagaatttgccaaagtcgcatggtatttgatagacacctttttggcgagtaactggagtcttatctttaccagaatttaggagatttatgactttcaaattattggtaaatacaacatacagattattttgtgtgcataattttttaatatttctagtgatttttgggatatatgggaggtaaattatgttttggggcttGTTGGGATTTTCCcatggtaaattatcgttgattttatgggagtgtcttttcactctacggtaaattgtattattaataaataaaagaggatactcatttccaaaaagtatgtccctgataaagtctagttcagctgtgatgtaggaataagaacaaatattcagggcacgatctaCGAGACTTTATAGACTATCACgaaagctctgaattctaataatattacttctgtttcttttgattttgccttaagtagccatgttttcgaaaatcctagccacaaaatactttttgaagaatccgccattattagcaatgatctaggcataaagcacgtagttcgagaagcaattgaaatcagacttaagattaataataatatttccttaaatagggatttaggagaatattcactgaatgctttatacacaaatttaattaaaaatgaccttacaaaatactttaaaaaaaccaatagatattaatacagaacctgtcacaaatagacctataagatcagcagagaaaaaagctaggctggcattaaaaacctgtttttaaatcattttatttcatttcattgaattgcctcgtttcataacaatttatttttcagtcctaGTTGAACTTCGTTGAGGTAAGGATACTGGGACTGTTTAGAAAAAtcgttcattttagttttattgattttatcctctcgtaagttgttttttcttatttgtattgctgaggacggcccttggacatagggccgaaatattcattctaatttgtttcccactgtcttaaaaaattccctatattgttcttcttgtttttggtgtttgtgattgaaagtcagtgtggtcttcgtcgttatttatatcaaatacaccggaaaaaaataataggtacaccaactagccaaagttgcaaaccccttattcCCGAAGATGATTATGTTATAACAggcgactgttgcttacaagtcctctacttgtctcacaaatggtatcggcctatttttggtttcagtgtgtaccctactactgaagatGTCAAccccttaaaattttcaaactagtatatctcataaaggaatttttgtaccaaaaaatggatgacatatacttcgatcagctcatcaagagctatcgattgccgttgaaaaaaattctatctgtcttagttcaaaagttgattttttgccgtaggccaactttttaacgtcaccacttagaaaggagcaaaggttaagctccaattttttttttagcaatgacagaacttttaaagtttaaaaggtacatctgataacatttctctacctcaatcccaagtccgaaaaaacaaatgataaacccggccgaaatcacggcagcactttcggacccgtggggaaatgccgctttttttgcttctgtaaatttttctatttatcactcaaagaagatatattggctgtggggccgggtaactaccgcatatatttaacacttatagattttagtccatcttcaatttgaaagtgtgcctgcctgcttgcctgctagaacggagctttccactcgaaagcaaaaacatggtttgatgaaacgaaagcttagCTGCGCAACTTCAGacactcctctctgacataggctatataaccccacttcacttcacacaccataggctctggctcgtggacaagcaaaaaccatcctttttggccccaggcaagagttctgcagagctttccaaaatgtaatgtcatattcatcaatccggcctgaagtccacactttccgtaaaaaccacacaggttagacccttacctgTCTCTAGGAATAAGCCGAGATCAGcagcatagaaaaaaaagaagacaaaaccaaagtgttgctctcgcaacacaattagtcAGAAATGCTCGGGTTTTAACACTATTATAGACTTTATCATCTTTTGGGTCAGCAATTAGAAGCCTCATTCGTCGTGGACGGACAGTAGGCCTGACTATGACAAGACGCTCTACCAtttgagctacttcggcttgtcAGCAATTAGGTAAAAGAAACATCGCTTGCCCTTTGCCAGAGTCGCCCTCCTCCATGTCAACCTTATCTATTAAATGGAATTTGTCTATTTCAGCTTGTTTCAATAATTTGCATTTCTCTACTGCGAAAGTATGACTTGCACTTCGGAGGAGACGTCGTTTCTGGATCGTACATCGACCGATACATGACAGGGGCTATCACTTTGGGAGGTTTCTTGATGATCTCTATTGCCCTCCTGGTATCATACGTCTGGGGTGAAGCTGGTACATATCAAAGGTTTCTGGTAAGTTATTGGCTATTGGCAATGGCTATGTTGGTTATGACTGTTGCCGGTTCTATGAAAACCAATTGGACAATATCTCTGTCAAAaccgcatttttagaaattaaagtccTTTTTGTGACATATTGAAATGACATCTATGGCATTTACAGAAACTTCGAATCTCAAGTATAACAGCCATAGTATACAACCATAGTATAACAACCATAGTATAACAACCATAGTATAACCAAGTATAACAACCATAATAAGCATTGCTGATTTTAATCAGTGAACCATGCGTGTATTATATAATGCTGTAGACAATTTTCTCCTACAAGTTTAATCTGCgatagtaatttaaaaaagccTAAACTAACGCATGTAAAATATCACAGCGTGCGTAATTGAGCTGGTATGTTAAACTCTCATAAGTAAATTCTCATTTTTAAGTTCCATCTATCGCTGGTATCGAGCTTTAACGCTAAGCAACAATGAGCATGGGAAACTTATAAGAGACGAAACTGGCGCTAATATTGacaacaacaagagctaagagctcatatggcacttgtgacgaggaaagaagagctaagagccaagagctcatacggtatgagctctaacagaattctatgaatcaatagattgatttaaaaggaaaatcagaggcttaatgccggtcggagttttttaaataagagctctgagtcacgatgtccttctaaatatcaaaattcattaagatccaatcacccactcgtaagttataaataactcattttttctaatttttcctctccctttagcccccagatggtcgaatctgggaaaacgattttatgaagtcaatttgtgcagctcacTGACACccttaccaatttttatcgtcctagcacgtccagaagcacaaaactcgccaaagcactgaacccctccccccaactcccctaaagagagcaaatccagtacggttatgtcaatcacgtatttacgacatttgcttattctatccaccaagcttcattccgattcctccactctaagcgttttccaagatttctgatttcctctccaaacccccccccccaatgtcaacagatccagtcggtatttgaaaaaagaactctgagacatgaattccttctaaatatcaaatttaattaagatccagtcacccgttcttaagttaaaaatacctcagttgttctaattttccaaattaacccccccccagctgctccaaagagaacggatatgttccaattatgtcaatcacgtatctagaacttgtgattattctttccattaagtttcatccgatctctccactctaagcgttttccaagatttctgtttccctcctccaataccctatgtccccggatccaattcgaatcgAAAATGGGGAGTctaagacataagatccttctatatatcatgtttcattaagatccaatcacctattcgtaagataaaaataccccaattttcccgttttccaagaattctggtttccccctccaactccccccaatgtcacaggatctggtcggaatttaaaataaaagcttcaaAGCAcacgatccttctaaatatcaaatttcattaagatctcatcacccgttcgtaagttaaaatacctcatgtttccgaattaccccccccccaaactccaccaaagagaagggatccggtccggttaagacagtcacgtatcttagacttgtttttattcttcccatccagctTCATTCTGAaatctccgctttaagtattttttaagatttctgccccccccccaatgacgctggatccggttgagatctAAAATACGAGATCTTagctacgaggtccttctaagtatgaaatttcatgaagatccgatcactccttcgtaagttaaaaatacgtcattttttctattttttcagagttaaccctcccccctcaattcccccaaatagagcggatccgttccaattataccaaccacgtatctaagatttctgatcatttttcccaccaagtttcatcccgatctctccactctaagtgttttccatgattttaggttccctcccaaactccccccaatgtcaccaaatcctgtggggatttgaaataagagctttgagacacgatatccttctacatatcaaatttcattgaggtccgatcagccgttcgtaagttaaaaatacctcatttttctaatttttcagaattaaccctcccccccaactaccccaaagagagcggatccgttccggttatgtcaatcatgtatctaggacttgtgcttattttccccaccaagtttcatcccgatctctccactctaagtgttttccaagattttaggtttgcccctcccaactccccccccccaatgtcaccagatccggtcggggtttaaaataagaactctgagacacgatatccttccaaagatcaaatttcactaagacccgatcacccgttcgtaagttaaaaatacttcattttttctatttttttccaaattaaccgcccccccactctcccccagatggtcaaatcgggaaaacgactattacAAATTTTATCTGGTCCggcccctgatacgcctgccaaatttcatcgtcctagcttacctggaagtgcctaatgtagcaaaaccgggaccgacagacagaccgacagaccgacagaatttgcgattgctatgtcacttggttaataccgtTTGGCTAATAAGTGCCGTAAAAGCTTATCAGCGCCATCTAGTGTTTTGTGAAACTTGGTATTGTTTCGAGCCctgtaattatttttatgtcaggaactgagatcaCACACTATTCGTATTTTTACACTGAAAAACGTGTCACGAAGCATTAGATTgcaataaaagtttattttttttatcgacaCTAGCGTCAGTTCCCATTCTTATAAGTCATCCATACTGTTTGGCTAAGCCCAGTAATTATATAGCAGAATAATTTATCATGCACGAGTGTTCTGTTTCCCGAAATGAATCTTCTTATTTTGCCTTAGTCATGTTTTTAAACGTCAGTTTAATATTGGTAAAATTAGGGATAGCGTCGAGCTGAAATTCGGCCGGATTGGAGTCAACCTTGAGCTGAGTAAAGCTCAGAGTTGAGTTAAAGTTTAATTCAATAGCAACCGCCCTGGAATATTTGTGTTAAGTCAAACTGAGTTCACACTATGCATTCTTCGTCGGGAGTATTATAATTTCTTGTTAAagataacatttttttaaattaataaaacacttgaattttttaaactgcttttttttgtatttttcattttaatgctctTACAAATATATTGTAAATTAGTTTCATTTCCGCTTTCATAAGAAATTGTCTGTCAGTATTTCTATGGGACTTTCGTTAGTATAGTATTTGTATTTATAGTATTTCGTTAACATATTATTTTTGTCGACGTTCATCGTCgttatttttttcgatttaagtTGTTACCTTCGTTgatatctttaattttgtatCGACTTTCTTCatcattttttatggcacttggtgttaaccaagtgacatatagcaatcgcaaattctgtcggtcccggttttgctactttaggcacttccaggtaagctaggacgatgaaatttggcaggcgtatcagggaccggaccagattaaattagaaatcgttttcccgatttgaccgtctgggggagggagtggggggcccgttaattcggaaaaatggaaaaatagaagtatttttaacttacgaactgttgatcagaccttaatgaaatttgatgtttggaaggatatcgtgtctcagagctgttattttaaatcccgaccggatctggcgatattgggggggagttgggagggggaaatctaaaaccttggaaaacacttagagtggagggatcgggatgaaacttagtggtaaaaataagcacaagtcctagatacatgattgacataaccggaacggatccgctctctttggggtagttaggggggaggggggttaattctgaaaaattagaaaaaatgcggtatttttaacttacgaacgggtgatgggatctcaatgaaatttgatatttagaaggatattgtgtctcagagctcttattttaaatcccgaccagatctggtgacattgggggggagtttggagggggaaacctaaaatttgaaaacacttagagtggagggatcgggatgaaacttggtgggaaaaataagaacaagtcctagatacatgattgacataaccggaatggatccggtctctttggggtagttggggggaggatgggggtgtaattctgaaaaattagaaaaaatgaggtatttttaacttacgaacgggtgatcggatctcaatgaaatttgatatttagaaggatatcgtgtctcagagctcttattttaaatcccgaccagatctggtgacattggggggagttgggagggggaaacctaaaatcttggaaaaataagcacaagtcctatatacatgattgacataatcggaacggatccgctctctttggggtagttggggaggggggttaattctgaaaaattagaaaaaatgaggtgttttaacttacgaacgggtgatcggatctcaatgaagtttgatatttagaaggatatcgtgtctcaaagctcttattttaaatcccgaccggattaggtgacattggggagagtttagggtgggggaacctaaaatcatggacaACGCTTAGATtggtgggatcgggatgaaaattggtgggataaataagcagaagtcttagatacgtgatttaaataattggaacggatctgatctgttgaggggggggggggttaattctgaaaaaatagaaaaaatgacgtatttttaacttacgaaggagtgatcagatcttcatgaaactacatatttagaaggacctcgtaactcacatctctttttttaaatctcaaccggatccagcgttattgaggggggggggcaccggaaatcttagaaaatacttaaagcggagagatcaggatgaaactggatgggaagaataacaagagctaagagctcatatgacacttgtgacgaggcgagaagagctaagagccaagagatcatatggtatgagctctaacaaaattctatgaatcaatagattgaccaaactcgccaaatcactgaacccctccccccaactcccccaaagagagcgaatctagtacgattctgtcaatcacgtatcaaggacatttgtttattctatccaccaagcttcatcccgaatCCTCCATTCCAAgtgattttccaagatttccccctctaactccctccaatgtcaaaagatctggttgggatttgaaataagagctctgagacatgaattccttctaaaaatcaaatttcattaagatccgatcatctattcgtaagataaaaataccccaattgtcacgttttccaagaattccggtttccccctccaactccccccaatgtcacaggatctgatagaaatttaaaattagaactttaaagcacaagatccttctaaatatcaaatttcattaagatctggtcaccctttcgtaagtttcaaatacctcaattttcaaaattacccccccccccccaattccactaaagagagcagatccggtccggttatgtcagtcacgtatcttagacatgtttctattcttcccattcagttttatcctgatctcgccgctttaaatattttctaagatttccggtcttaGTCACCAGACTAATGTCACCAATGTCACCATTGgttccaatgtcaccagatccggtcaggatttaaaaaaagagctttgagacacgatatccttctaaatatcaaatttcattgagatccgatcaccccttcgtaagttgaaaatacctcttttttctaatttttcagaattaacccctcccccaactacccaaagagagcggatccattccggttatgtcaatcatgtatctaggacttgtgcttaatattcccaccaagtttcatcccgatccctccactctaagttttttccaagttttaggcttccccctcccaactcccccccccccaatgtcaccaaatctggttggaatttaaaataagagctctaagacaccatatccttctaaatatcaaatttcattgagatctgatcacccgttcgtaagttaaaaatacctcatttttaaaatttttcagaattatcccccctccaaccatcccaaagagagcggatccgttccggttatgtcaatcatgtatctaggacttgtgcatatttttcccaccaagtttcatcccgatccctccactctaagtgttttccaagattttaggtttccccctcccatatccccccccccaatgtcaccaaatccggtcgggatttaaaataacagctctgagacacgatatccttccaaacatcaaatttcattaagatctgatcaacagttcgtaagttaaaaatacttcaatttttctattttttccgaattaaccggcccccactccccccagatggtcaaattgggaaaacgactgtttctgATTTAAGCcgtccttgatacgcctgccaaatttcatcgtcctagcttacctggaagtgcctaaagtagcaagacagggaccgacagaccgacggaattggcgattgctatatgtcacttggttaataccaagtgccataaaaacctgtataagatacgtgactgacataaccggaccggatcttatctctttggtggatttggggtaatttgggaaaatgaggtaaatacgttctgagaccatactggctatgcatgacgtatgaaaacaaagaaaggaaataataaatgaaaagagaaaaaaaaatagatgaaaaacgaggattttatcagccagtagcaaaatttgaaaatcaagcaaatgtttcgacaaggacctccgccaagtcgtcctcagtgctcaaaaaaaagaaagaggaaaaaaaagaaacaaagaagaaacaacagcaaaatctaacctttttaagtgaactgcacgagaggaaaaagacactgaatcaaacaacaaaaaacaacttgaaatcaatgaaagagaagttaccaatttgGTAACTTTTGTTCACAACTAATTGGTAACTTCACCAAATTGATGTTTATCCAATATCAATTTGGATAAATCtccaattttgatatttagaagggattcatgtctcagagctcttatttcaaatcccgaccggatctttcgacattgggggagttggagggggaaatcttggcaaacacttggagtggaggaatcgggatgaagcttggaggatagaataagcaaatgtccttgatacgtgattgacgtaaccgtaccgattcgctctcttttgggggagttggggggagggattcagtgatttggcgagtttggtgcttctgtacgtgctaggacgatgaaaattggtaggcgtgtcagggagctgcacaaattgacttgataaagtttttttcccagattcgaccatctggggggctaaagggagaggaaaaattacaaaaaattaggtatttataacttacgagtgggtgatcggatcttaatgaattttgatatttagaagggcatcgtgactcagagctcttattttaaattctgaccggcattaagcctctgattttccttttaaatcaatctactgattcttagaattttgttagagctcataccatatgagctcttggctcttagctcttcttgcctcgtcacaagtgccatatgagctcttagctcttgttttttttatatatatcgaCGTTCTTTATCATCATTGTTTTGTCGTAGCTTCTCTATGGGACTTTCgttgatgtttcttttttcttttttatcgaaTTAAGTTCACTAACatccttctttttatttttaaaaaattgctcTTCAACTTCTTCTCAATAAAAAGTTCGCTCAGTATCTATATGAGACTTTTGGTAACATCGTTTGGTAAcatcgttttttttatatcgatgttcttcatcattttttttttcgaatttcaaCTTCCTTCTTTCTGGAACTGCTTTTCAacttcttttcaataaaaagttcGCTTTTAGTATTAATGGGACTGCCGTTAAAATCGCTTTTTTTACATCGAAATCATTTTTTATCGAATTAAATTTGCTAATAttcgtctttttatttttaaaggaatACTCTTCAGCTTCttgttaataaaaatttctCCCTTTGTATCAATGGGACTAACGTTAATatcgctttttttttatatcaacgTTAATCGTCCTTTTCATATCAAATTAAGTTACTAttatccttttttgtttttaactaacTGCTCTTCAACTTTTTCTCATCTAAAATTTCTTTCAGTATCTCTTTGGGACTTTCGTTAAAATCGTATTTTCATATCGAAGTTTATCATCGTTTCTTCTTTCAAATTCACTTCGGTAACATCCTTTTTGTACTTTTAAGGAACTCCTCTTTAACTTCGCAGCTACGGTAATGTTTCTAGTAAGTGGAATTTTGGCCATCGGTTACTATAATTCAGCCATCGCTCCCGCCTCCAGTGTCGGCGCAGGAAGAGCATTAGGAGTAAGTATGATTGTCAATTGAGTGTTCTAGACAGGGTTGTCAATATGTTAAAATTCCTTAAAAGTGCGAGAGAACCAGCGAAATTTTCATTGATGCTAAAAAAGAATTGTTACTCTGCTAATAgtataaaagaggaaaataaagtGGTTTGCAAGTGACTATCTAGTTGGGAAACGACGAAAATATATTCATCTTGACCGGGGATATGAActcattattaaaaaagaaaaagaaaagctatATCACATACACTAGATttgatttcaatgatttaaattaCAGATTATTAGGCTTGCCgtgtttatttttgaagaaatatttaaattcatctattaaaatgtgtttattccaagtttatttgaattatttaaattcgtTATTTGTGTCATAGTTTGATAAACTGCAATTTATAGTTTTCTCaatagaaaattcttttttatatatctatcaggataaattaaaattttcttgttaGAGCCTTTCTTAAAAGGTGGTATAGAGCTACatgatttttaattcttaatgtttttcttttatgtcaACTATGATTTGTTTATTCCtattgaaatttgtttattccaaatttatttaaattattaagtttccttaaattatttaagttcgttatttgtgtcctagTTTGATAAACtgaaatttattgtttt encodes the following:
- the LOC136035087 gene encoding protein snakeskin-like: MIMADLRVFARLLGFLKLAEILVSIICISLLRKYDLHFGGDVVSGSYIDRYMTGAITLGGFLMISIALLVSYVWGEAGTYQRFLELLFNFAATVMFLVSGILAIGYYNSAIAPASSVGAGRALGALCIINAIFYLIDTIIAYRSDYNA